One window of Pyrus communis chromosome 12, drPyrComm1.1, whole genome shotgun sequence genomic DNA carries:
- the LOC137710700 gene encoding general transcription and DNA repair factor IIH helicase/translocase subunit XPB1: protein MGHGDKGGRPSKKPKFSAKEIAHVEDDDPYYGGEDVDDDPRDGEGKKRDFTKLELKPDHANRPLWACADGRIFLETFSALYKQAYDFLIAIAEPVCRPESMHEYNLTPHSLYAAVSVGLETETIISVLNKLSKTKLPKEMIEFIHGSTANYGKVKLVLKKNKYFVESPFPEVLKTLLKDEVISRARLNSEGSRGVDDFTISKTMGEIGAGPSDLLNEAELAAAAEEKETHAFEIDPSQVENVKERCLPNALNYPMLEEYDFRNDTVNPDLDMELKPQAQPRPYQEKSLSKMFGNGRARSGIIVLPCGAGKSLVGVSAASRIRKSCLCLATNAVSVDQWAFQFKLWSTIRDDQICRFTSDSKERFRGNAGVVVTTYNMVAFGGKRSEESEKIIEEIRNREWGLLLMDEVHVVPAQMFRKVISITKSHCKLGLTATLVREDERITDLNFLIGPKLYEANWLDLVKGGFIANVQCAEVWCPMTKEFFAEYLKKENSKKKQALYVMNPNKFRACEFLIRFHEQQRGDKIIVFADNLFALVEYAMKLRKPMIYGATSHVERTKILEAFKTSRDVNTIFLSKVGDNSIDIPEANVIIQISSHAGSRRQEAQRLGRILRAKGRLQDRMAGGKEEYNAFFYSLVSMDTQEMYYSTKRQQFLIDQGYSFKIITSLPPPDSGPELNYHHLNDQLSLLSKVLSAGDDAVGLEQLEEDADDIALHKARRFSGSMSAMSGANGMVYMEYSTGRNKFGKGQIKGKPKDPAKRHHLFKKRFT from the exons ATGGGACACG GTGATAAAGGAGGCAGACCCAGTAAAAAACCCAAATTCTCCGCCAAG GAAATTGCTCACGTGGAAGACGACGACCCATATTACGGCGGCGAAGATGTCGACGATGATCCTCGCGACG GTGAAGGGAAAAAGAGGGATTTTACCAAATTAGAACTGAAACCTGACCACGCCAATCGGCCTTTATGGGCTTGCGCTGATGGCCGGATATTCCTCGAAACCTTCTCTGCTTTGTACAAACAAGCTTATGATTTCCTAATTGCCATTGCGGAACCCGTTTGCAG GCCAGAGTCGATGCACGAGTACAATTTGACCCCACATTCGTTGTACGCGGCTGTGTCAGTCGGTCTTGAGACAGAAACCATCATTTCTGTTTTGAATAAACTGTCAAAGACCAAGCTCCCTAAAGAAATGATTGAATTTATACACGGTTCTACTGCCAATTACGGCAAAGTGAAGCTCGTGCTTAAGAAGAATAAGTATTTTGTCGAATCCCCATTCCCAGAG GTATTGAAGACATTGCTTAAGGACGAAGTTATATCTAGAGCAAGGCTTAACTCTGAG GGTTCTCGTGGAGTTGATGATTTTACCATTAGCAAAACAATGGGTGAAATTGGAGCTGGTCCCAGTGATTTGCTAAATGAAGCAGAACTGGCAGCTGCAgctgaagaaaaagaaactcaTGCATTTGAAATTGATCCTTCACAG GTTGAAAATGTTAAGGAACGTTGCTTGCCAAATGCTTTGAACTATCCCATGTTGGAGGAGTATGACTTCAGAAATGATACA GTTAACCCTGATCTAGATATGGAACTAAAGCCTCAGGCTCAACCACGACCTTATCAGGAGAAGAGCTTGAGTAAAATGTTTGGGAATG GGAGAGCAAGATCTGGCATTATTGTGCTACCCTGTGGTGCCGGAAAATCTCTAGTTGGTGTTTCTGCAGCTTCCCGGATAAGAAAGAGCTGCCTTTGTTTAGCAACAAATGCTGTCTCTGTTGATCAGTGGGCCTTTCAGTTCAAGTTGTGGTCAACCATCCGCGATGATCAAATTTGTCGTTTCACATCTGATAGTAAAGAAAGGTTCCGTGGAAATGCTGGGGTGGTTGTAACAACATATAACATGGTTGCCTTTGGTGGAAAGAGGTCAGAAGAATCTGAAAAGATTATTGAAGAAATAAGAAATAGAGAATGGGGATTGCTTCTCATGGACGAg GTGCACGTTGTTCCTGCTCAAATGTTTCGGAAGGTCATTAGCATTACTAAGTCTCACTGCAAGCTTGGGCTCACTG CCACACTTGTGAGAGAGGATGAGAGGATCACAGATTTGAACTTCCTTATTGGTCCGAAATTGTATGAAGCAAACTGGTTGGATTTGGTAAAAGGTGGATTTATTGCAAATGTACAGTGCGCTGAAGTATGGTGTCCAATGACAAAAGAGTTCTTTGCAGAATATTTGAAGAAAGAGAACTCCAAGAAAAAGCAG GCACTTTATGTGATGAATCCAAATAAGTTTAGGGCATGCGAGTTTCTTATACGTTTCCATGAACAGCAACGTGGAGATAAAATTATTGTCTTTGCTGACAATCTTTTTGCACTAGTGGAGTATGCAATGAAACTTCGGAAACCTATGATCTATGGTGCCACCAG CCATGTGGAGAGGACAAAAATCCTAGAAGCTTTTAAAACAAGTCGTGACGTAAACACTATATTCCTGTCTAAG GTAGGTGATAATTCCATAGACATTCCGGAGGCAAATGTGATAATTCAGATTTCGTCGCATGCTGGTTCAAGACGTCAAGAAGCGCAGCGTCTTGGTCGTATTCTGAGGGCTAAG GGTAGACTTCAGGACCGGATGGCAGGAGGTAAAGAGGAGTACAATGCATTCTTTTATTCCCTCGTATCGATGGACACACAG GAAATGTACTATTCAACTAAGCGGCAGCAGTTTTTGATTGATCAAGGTTATAGTTTCAAG ATTATTACAAGCTTGCCCCCGCCTGATTCAGGCCCAGAATTGAACTACCACCATCTTAATGACCAACTGTCACTACTCTCCAAG GTGTTGAGTGCTGGTGATGATGCAGTTGGTTTGGAGCAACTAGAAGAAGACGCCGATGACATTGCCCTTCATAAAGCTCGCCGTTTCAGTGGATCCATGAGTGCTATGTCGGGTGCAAATGGGATGGTTTACATGGAATACAG CACTGGGAGAAACAAATTTGGCAAAGGCCAGATCAAGGGTAAGCCCAAGGATCCAGCCAAGCGacatcatttgtttaaaaaacgCTTTACCTGA